Below is a window of Halomicrobium mukohataei DSM 12286 DNA.
CGCCGAGGCCGACGACCCCGACGCCCGCCGGCAGGCGCTCATGGACGAGTTCCGCGAGGAGTTCGCTCACCCCTACGGGCCGGCCAAGCGGGGCTATCTCGACGACGTGATCGAACCGAAGGACACGCGCAAACGACTGATCGACGACCTCGACCTGCTGGAACGCAAACGCGAGGAGTCGCCGCCGAAAGACCACGGCAACATCCCACTGTAACGATGTCGTCACTCGAACCAACTGACGACGAGGAACCGACCGACGACGCCGACGAGACGACGGTGACCGTCACTGCCGGCGACCGGGAACTGGACGTGTCGCTCCCGGACGACGCGTCGTCGTCCGAGGCCGCGGCCATCGCCTCGGCGATCAGTGCCCACGTCACGGATCGCCAGCGCGCTGCGGCCGCCGCGGCAGCGGCGCGCGACGACGGACCCGAGTACGCCAACGAGTGGGTACTCGAAGGGCGTCTCGAACGCTTCGGCAAGCGCCGCCGTCCACAGCGCGTCGAGAAGGGCGACGAGTGGAAGGCGGCCGGTCGGTCGTTCTATCGGTAGGAGCTACTCCTCGCCGTTCATCTCTCGGAGCACTTCGAGGTCGCGGGTGGTCTTCGCGAACTCTGCGGTGGGAGTGTACGCGTCGCAGTGATCACACTGGAACCGCTCTCCTGACGCCGGAAGCTCGGAGAGACGCTGTTCCCACTCGGTCGTGCAGTCGGGACACTGGAGCTGTATCCAGGCTTCCTGCATGTGTTCGTGTGACAGTGGCACACTCATATACTTTGTCCGGGCTCTCGACCGCCGGGAACACGGGCCACAACGACAACTAGAGTGACAGGTCAGGGCAAAGACAACTGGAACCACAACGAACACAATACCCCCGCGAGTCCCCACCCACATGGGAGTCGCCGTAATCGAAGCGTCGATGACGAAGTTCGGCCAGCGCGACGCCTGGCTCCGCGATCTACTCGCGGAGGCGGGCGAGGAGTGTCTGTCCGACGCACCCATCGACAACGACGACGTGGAGCATCTGTACGTCTCGAACATGTCCAGCGGGGAGTTCGAGGGACAGACAGGCGTGATGAACTGGCTGGCTCACGATCTCGGCCTGCTACCGGCCTACAGCGAGCGGGTCGATCAGACGTCTTCCTCCGGCGGTGCGGGGATCTACGAGGCCTGGCAGTCGATCGCCTCCGGCGCGAGCGAGATGACGCTACTGGTCGGCGGCGAGAAGATGACCCACAAGACCACCCCGGAAGCGACCGACATCATCGCCTCGATCACCCATCCCGACGAGTACAAACACGGCGTCACGCTGCCGTCTTTCGCCGGCCTGACCGCGCGTCACTACCTCGAACGATTCGACGCGCCCCGCGAATCGCTGGCGAAGGTCGCCGTGAAGAACCACCGCAACGGCGTCGACAACCCCAACGCGCAGTTCCAGAAGGAGATCACGACGGAGACGGCTCTGGAGTCGCCGATCGTCGCCGACCCGCTGCGCCTGTACGACTTCTGTCCGATCACGGACGGCAGCGCTGCGATGCTCTTTACCACCGAGGAGCGGGCGGCCGAGTTGACCGACGACTACGCCGTCGTCTCCGGGATCGGCGGCGCGACGGACACCCACGTCGTCCACGAGCGCGACGATCCGACGGTGA
It encodes the following:
- a CDS encoding thiolase family protein, coding for MGVAVIEASMTKFGQRDAWLRDLLAEAGEECLSDAPIDNDDVEHLYVSNMSSGEFEGQTGVMNWLAHDLGLLPAYSERVDQTSSSGGAGIYEAWQSIASGASEMTLLVGGEKMTHKTTPEATDIIASITHPDEYKHGVTLPSFAGLTARHYLERFDAPRESLAKVAVKNHRNGVDNPNAQFQKEITTETALESPIVADPLRLYDFCPITDGSAAMLFTTEERAAELTDDYAVVSGIGGATDTHVVHERDDPTVMGGVVESSDQAYEMAGLGPDDLDVAELHDMFTILEFLQLEGIGVAEQGEAWELAMDGYTDRDGELPINTSGGLKSKGHPLGASGVAQGVEIYEQLVGEAGPRQVEADVGLACNVGGFGNCVITTIMEAAE
- a CDS encoding DUF7836 family putative zinc-binding protein — encoded protein: MSVPLSHEHMQEAWIQLQCPDCTTEWEQRLSELPASGERFQCDHCDAYTPTAEFAKTTRDLEVLREMNGEE